The Streptomyces achromogenes DNA segment CCTGGACCATCGCCAGGTCGCCGTTCTGATGGACCGACGCGGCTCCCATCTCGAAGGTGCTGGGCGAGGCGAGGTAGGGCTTCAGCGCTTCCTTGATGCCTTCCCTGCCGTAGACCGGCTCCTGCCCCGGTCCCGGTACGAACATGGCGTCTTCGGCGAACAGGGAACCCAGTCCGTCGA contains these protein-coding regions:
- a CDS encoding YybH family protein; this translates as MKPEVVHERFAQYLKDRDLDGLGSLFAEDAMFVPGPGQEPVYGREGIKEALKPYLASPSTFEMGAASVHQNGDLAMVQVPWRITSEDGIVEGKSVEVMKRTSEGDWVYIIENPYGV